Proteins from a single region of Haloarcula laminariae:
- a CDS encoding transcription initiation factor IIB family protein, with protein sequence MYRASDRIENDEWLGEIEATAEALDLGTEARSHAVDLFLSTLPDEQRSKRASMAASIYVGALVAGEERSQTAVADAADVSRLTIQQRWKELIERVGLDAPDW encoded by the coding sequence ATGTACCGCGCGAGCGACCGAATCGAGAACGACGAGTGGCTGGGCGAGATAGAGGCTACGGCAGAGGCGCTGGACCTCGGTACGGAGGCTCGCTCGCACGCGGTCGACCTGTTCCTCTCGACGCTCCCCGACGAACAGCGCTCGAAGCGGGCCTCGATGGCGGCGAGCATCTACGTCGGCGCGCTGGTGGCGGGCGAGGAACGCTCACAGACCGCGGTCGCCGACGCCGCCGACGTCTCTCGGCTGACCATCCAGCAGCGGTGGAAGGAACTCATCGAGCGGGTCGGCCTGGACGCGCCGGACTGGTAG
- a CDS encoding fibrillarin-like rRNA/tRNA 2'-O-methyltransferase, with translation MTPSLPEGVSRRDFDGTTGLATRGHPEYGEATDGEYRRWDPHRSKLGAMLSLGMETGLEADQKTLYLGAAAGTTVSHVADFGGPTYAVEFAPRPVRELLEVADHRPNLFPLLKDARKPETYAHVVEPVDVIVQDVATRGQARVAALNRRFLDGDGRLLAAVKARSEDVTAEPEDVFRNVVAELEERYEILETRPLDPYHEDHLGVVARPLE, from the coding sequence GTGACGCCGTCGCTGCCGGAGGGCGTTTCCCGCCGCGACTTCGACGGGACCACCGGCCTCGCCACGCGGGGTCACCCGGAGTACGGCGAGGCGACCGACGGCGAGTACCGGCGCTGGGACCCCCACCGCTCGAAGCTCGGTGCGATGCTGTCTCTGGGAATGGAGACTGGACTCGAAGCCGACCAGAAGACGCTGTATCTCGGCGCCGCCGCCGGGACGACGGTGAGCCACGTCGCGGACTTCGGCGGGCCGACCTACGCGGTCGAGTTCGCCCCCCGGCCCGTCCGGGAACTGTTGGAGGTGGCCGACCACCGGCCGAACCTCTTTCCGCTGCTCAAGGACGCCCGCAAGCCCGAAACGTACGCCCACGTCGTCGAGCCCGTCGACGTCATCGTCCAGGACGTGGCCACCCGCGGCCAGGCCCGCGTCGCGGCGCTGAACCGCCGGTTTCTCGACGGCGACGGCCGCCTGCTCGCCGCGGTCAAGGCCCGAAGCGAGGACGTGACCGCCGAGCCGGAAGACGTTTTCCGGAACGTGGTGGCCGAACTGGAGGAACGCTACGAGATACTCGAAACCCGGCCCCTCGACCCCTACCACGAGGACCACCTCGGCGTCGTGGCGCGGCCGCTGGAGTAG
- a CDS encoding glutamate--cysteine ligase, with the protein MDETGSPENFTRMGTLGIEEEFYVVDEYGRPTSGTDELVYEGEPPALLEERLDHELFKCVIETQTPLIETPGDAREQLLSVREALVEYADSEGFGIAAAGLHPLAKWRELEHAEKPRYRAQLDRIQYPQHRNTTAGLHVHVGVDDPDKAVWVANEMRWHVPVMLALSANSPYWNGFDTGLQSARAKIFEGLPNTGIPTVFDDYAAFEAYERRMVEHGSIDDRGELWFDVRPHSGHGTVEVRAPDGQADPDRVLAFVEYVHALVEDLAARYEDGESGTDLRRELLDENKWRAIRNGQSASLLTRDGDGTLSLGEIVEAECDRLGIDGIARLFEAESGADKQRRLRADAGAPALAAALELQY; encoded by the coding sequence ATGGACGAGACGGGGTCTCCCGAGAACTTCACCCGGATGGGTACACTCGGTATCGAAGAGGAGTTCTACGTCGTCGACGAGTACGGTCGCCCCACGTCGGGGACGGACGAACTCGTCTACGAGGGCGAACCGCCGGCGCTACTCGAGGAGCGGCTCGACCACGAGCTGTTCAAGTGCGTCATCGAGACGCAGACGCCGCTCATCGAGACGCCGGGCGACGCCCGCGAGCAGCTCCTCTCCGTTCGGGAGGCGCTGGTCGAGTACGCCGACAGCGAGGGCTTTGGCATCGCCGCGGCCGGGCTCCACCCGCTGGCGAAGTGGCGGGAGCTCGAACACGCCGAGAAGCCACGGTATCGGGCACAGCTGGACCGGATTCAGTACCCCCAGCACCGCAACACGACGGCGGGACTGCACGTCCACGTCGGCGTGGACGACCCCGACAAGGCGGTGTGGGTGGCCAACGAGATGCGCTGGCACGTCCCGGTCATGCTGGCGCTGTCGGCGAACTCGCCGTACTGGAACGGCTTCGACACCGGGCTCCAGTCAGCCCGGGCGAAGATATTCGAGGGGCTGCCAAACACCGGTATTCCGACGGTCTTCGATGACTACGCGGCCTTCGAGGCCTACGAGCGCCGGATGGTCGAACACGGGAGCATCGACGACCGCGGCGAGCTGTGGTTCGACGTGCGGCCCCACTCGGGCCACGGCACCGTCGAGGTTCGGGCTCCGGACGGCCAGGCCGACCCCGACCGCGTACTCGCCTTCGTGGAGTACGTCCACGCGCTCGTCGAGGACCTCGCGGCCCGCTACGAGGACGGCGAGTCGGGGACGGACCTTCGCCGAGAGCTACTCGACGAGAACAAGTGGCGCGCGATTCGAAACGGCCAGTCCGCGTCGCTGCTGACCAGGGACGGCGACGGGACGCTGTCGCTGGGGGAGATAGTCGAGGCCGAGTGCGACCGCCTGGGTATCGACGGCATCGCGCGGCTGTTCGAGGCCGAGAGCGGCGCGGACAAACAGCGGCGGCTCCGGGCCGACGCGGGCGCACCGGCGCTCGCGGCGGCGCTCGAACTCCAGTACTGA
- a CDS encoding winged helix-turn-helix domain-containing protein, whose protein sequence is MSGDEPEDEADSLEDAEDVRNRLEQEADRAVDQFDEGIVDMLAWVLDTETRARIYVALRQHPGSTSDELADLTGLYPSTVREALAELHEERKVTREKRESDGAGNNPYEYSAIAPSELVETIVGDVQAELNTVFNLDAHLGGVGPTDDAEDPVTISVEDATDEE, encoded by the coding sequence ATGTCTGGAGACGAGCCGGAGGACGAGGCTGACTCCCTCGAGGACGCCGAGGACGTACGGAACCGCCTGGAACAGGAGGCCGACCGCGCCGTCGACCAGTTCGACGAGGGCATCGTGGACATGCTCGCGTGGGTGCTCGACACGGAGACGCGCGCGCGAATCTACGTGGCCCTCCGACAGCATCCGGGGAGCACGAGCGACGAACTCGCCGACCTGACAGGGCTGTACCCCAGCACGGTCCGGGAGGCCCTGGCCGAACTGCACGAGGAACGCAAGGTGACCCGGGAGAAACGCGAGAGCGACGGCGCCGGCAACAACCCCTACGAGTACAGCGCCATCGCGCCGAGCGAACTCGTCGAGACCATCGTCGGCGACGTGCAGGCGGAGCTAAACACCGTGTTCAACCTCGACGCACACCTCGGCGGCGTCGGGCCGACCGACGACGCGGAGGACCCGGTCACTATCTCGGTCGAAGACGCCACCGACGAGGAGTGA
- a CDS encoding phosphopantetheine adenylyltransferase, whose translation MNVALGGTFDPVHDGHRALFERAFELGDVTVGLTSDDLAPNTRQDERHIRSFDERHADLAAELEHLAKTHGREWTVRELSEPTGIATEPQFDVLVVSPETETGGKRINEMRRERGLDPLELEVVPHVRADDGGIISSTRIVNGEIDEHGNLTPERDGREQPT comes from the coding sequence ATGAATGTGGCGCTGGGGGGGACTTTCGACCCCGTCCACGACGGACACCGGGCGCTGTTCGAGCGCGCGTTCGAACTCGGCGACGTGACCGTGGGGCTCACCAGCGACGACCTCGCACCGAACACCCGACAGGACGAGCGCCATATCCGCTCGTTCGACGAGCGCCACGCCGACCTCGCGGCCGAGCTAGAGCACCTGGCCAAGACACACGGCCGCGAGTGGACCGTCCGGGAGCTGTCAGAACCGACCGGCATCGCGACCGAACCGCAGTTCGACGTGCTCGTCGTCTCCCCCGAGACCGAGACCGGCGGCAAGCGCATCAACGAGATGCGCCGCGAGCGCGGGCTCGACCCGCTGGAGCTGGAGGTCGTCCCGCACGTCCGGGCCGACGACGGCGGCATCATCTCCTCGACGCGCATCGTCAACGGGGAGATAGACGAACACGGCAACCTCACCCCCGAGCGCGACGGGCGCGAGCAGCCGACGTAG